Genomic segment of Xanthobacter dioxanivorans:
CCGCCGTCCAGGCTGAACACCTCGGCGAAGCCGAAATCGGACAGGGTCTGCGCATATTCCCGGCTGGCATGGCCGTGATAGCAATAGATCAGCACCGTCTGTGTCTTCGGCGTGCCGCCGATGATATCGGACAGGCCGGAGAAGGTGATGTTCCTCGCCCCCTCCACATGGCCCGCGGCATAGGAGGCGGCGTCGCGCACGTCGAGCAGCAGCGCCGTGCCGCCGCCCACGATGGATGCGGCCGCCTCGACGCCGATGCAACGGAAGGGAATGCGCTGTCTCATGCCGATCTCCATTGGGGGAACGCGCCGGGCGGGTCGCATCGCGGCCGACCGGATGACCCGTTCCGTCTTCCGATGCCGCGGACGGCGGCGCCGGTCCCGGCGGGCTCAGGCCGAGCGGCCGGGATAGGCCGGCTCGGTGGTGATGCGGGTGTCCGCGGCCGGACCGCCCACGGTGAAATGATAGAGCGACTGGAAGGCCATGCCCTCGATGCCGAGCAGCCGGTGCAGGTCGTCGTCGAAGAAACAGCCGATGCCGGTGCCGCGGAAGCCCGCCGCCTCCGCCTCCAGATACAGCGCCTGCCCGAGCAGGCCCGCCTCCCAGTGGAGCTGGCGGTAGCGCCACGGATCCCCGGTCACCGTCGGCTCGAACTCGCTGAGCATGGCCAGGGCGAAGCTGCTGTCGCTGGCGATGGCCTGGTGGCAGCTGATGGTGCGGGCGATGGCGCGGCAGTCCGTCTCCACCAGCCGGAAGAGCGGCAGGTGCGGCGGGCAATCGTCCGGCACCGCCCACTGGAAATCGGCGCGGAGCGCGGCCTTCAACCCGTCCACCACGCCGTCCCGCCGCGGCAGCGCATAGAGCCCCGGCGCAAGCCCCTCCACCCGATGCACGAAGATGAGCGGGTGGATGCGCGGCGCGTAGGTCCAGGCATCGAACGGCGCCGCCGCCCGCACCAGCAGCGCGTCGAGGAGGCCGAAGAAGGCCTCCCGCGGCATGGTGCTTCCTTTCGCCGAAAACTGCTGCGCGCTGCGGCGGGCGAGGATGACGCCGGCGGCCCGCGCCTGCGCCATCGCGGCGCGCGGCGGGGGCGGGGATGGGGACATGGGCGTGGTCTCGGGCACCGGCTCCCCGCCTCCATGGGTCGCGGCGCTGACCTGGTCGATCACCGGCCAGCGATAGAGGGGGTGGCGGTCCAGCACATTGGCCGCGCCCGACCAGCCCGCGTCATCCGACACCGACGGTCGGACGACAGGGGCGACGCTCCCCGGTGTCGGGTCGGTGTCGATGGCGATGAGGATGTCGGGATCCTCCCGCTCGGCGCCGGGAAAGTCCTGCGCCCGGTCGAGCCCGGTCAGCCGCGCGATCTCGGCCCTGCCGATCCCCTCCACCATGCGCGCCGACCAGCCGAGGCATCCGGCGGCGTAGCGCACCGCCCCGAGGGCGTGCCCGAGATCGAGCTGGCAGTAGCGGAAGGCCCGCTCGCCATATTTCCAGGCCTCGCGCCAATGGACCGAGGACAGCGCCAGCCACAGGCGGCCCCCGCCGCTCCCCGCCGCCGCGACCCGCCGCTGCTCCAGCACATGGTCCCGGCTCACATAATGATGCACGCCGTCCGGCAGGCCCGGCACCCGCTCGGCGATCACGTAGGCTTCGGTGGGGTGCAGGTTGCCGCTGGAGGGATTGCAGCGCACCGCCCAGCGGTCCGGCCCGTATTGCTTCCAGGCGGCGAGCCCGAAGGACACTTCCAGCAGCAGCGCCACCCCCGCAAGGTCGAGCACCGCCGCCGGAACGGCGCCGGGCGTGACCATTCCGGCGAAGGTGACGCCGAGCCCTTCCGCCGCCAGCGGCAGGGCCAGGCGCGGCGCGCCCTCGAACTCCCGGAACGGGTTGGGCTGCATGTCCCAGTCGAGGGTCTCCGGCCCCGCCGCATAGGCCTTCAGGCTGTGCTTGGTCCGCGCATGGTAGGCGAGCGCCACATCGGCGGGCCGCGCGGCGGGAGGGACGGCGACGTTCATGGCCGGACCGTTTCCGCCCCGGCGGAAGCCGCCGCCGGCTCCGGGCACGGCGTGTGCGCATGCGGCCGCGAGCAGCCCTCCAGCGCTCCGGGCTCCGGCAGCCCGAGCAGCGAGAGCACCGGCTCCCGGTCGAAGCCGGCGCAGCGGAGACCGTCCGCCTCCACCAGCGGACGCCGGATCAGCAGCGGCTCGGCGAGCATCATGGCGATGGCCGCGTCCGCGCCGACGGCGGCCGGATCCAC
This window contains:
- a CDS encoding SagB/ThcOx family dehydrogenase, which produces MNVAVPPAARPADVALAYHARTKHSLKAYAAGPETLDWDMQPNPFREFEGAPRLALPLAAEGLGVTFAGMVTPGAVPAAVLDLAGVALLLEVSFGLAAWKQYGPDRWAVRCNPSSGNLHPTEAYVIAERVPGLPDGVHHYVSRDHVLEQRRVAAAGSGGGRLWLALSSVHWREAWKYGERAFRYCQLDLGHALGAVRYAAGCLGWSARMVEGIGRAEIARLTGLDRAQDFPGAEREDPDILIAIDTDPTPGSVAPVVRPSVSDDAGWSGAANVLDRHPLYRWPVIDQVSAATHGGGEPVPETTPMSPSPPPPRAAMAQARAAGVILARRSAQQFSAKGSTMPREAFFGLLDALLVRAAAPFDAWTYAPRIHPLIFVHRVEGLAPGLYALPRRDGVVDGLKAALRADFQWAVPDDCPPHLPLFRLVETDCRAIARTISCHQAIASDSSFALAMLSEFEPTVTGDPWRYRQLHWEAGLLGQALYLEAEAAGFRGTGIGCFFDDDLHRLLGIEGMAFQSLYHFTVGGPAADTRITTEPAYPGRSA
- a CDS encoding ArsC/Spx/MgsR family protein translates to MATVTFYEKPGCGTNARQKQALAAAGHTLVVKSLLAEPWTAARLRGFFGDAPVAAWFNPAAPHVKSGAVDPAAVGADAAIAMMLAEPLLIRRPLVEADGLRCAGFDREPVLSLLGLPEPGALEGCSRPHAHTPCPEPAAASAGAETVRP